In Mycobacterium tuberculosis H37Rv, a single window of DNA contains:
- a CDS encoding membrane protein produces the protein MDVALGVAVTDRVARLALVDSAAPGTVIDQFVLDVAEHPVEVLTETVVGTDRSLAGENHRLVATRLCWPDQAKADELQHALQDSGVHDVAVISEAQAATALVGAAHAGSAVLLVGDETATLSVVGDPDAPPTMVAVAPVAGADATSTVDTLMARLGDQALAPGDVFLVGRSAEHTTVLADQLRAASTMRVQTPDDPTFALARGAAMAAGAATMAHPALVADATTSLPRAEAGQSGSEGEQLAYSQASDYELLPVDEYEEHDEYGAAADRSAPLSRRSLLIGNAVVAFAVIGFASLAVAVAVTIRPTAASKPVEGHQNAQPGKFMPLLPTQQQAPVPPPPPDDPTAGFQGGTIPAVQNVVPRPGTSPGVGGTPASPAPEAPAVPGVVPAPVPIPVPIIIPPFPGWQPGMPTIPTAPPTTPVTTSATTPPTTPPTTPVTTPPTTPPTTPVTTPPTTPPTTPVTTPPTTVAPTTVAPTTVAPTTVAPTTVAPATATPTTVAPQPTQQPTQQPTQQMPTQQQTVAPQTVAPAPQPPSGGRNGSGGGDLFGGF, from the coding sequence ATGGACGTCGCTTTGGGGGTTGCGGTCACGGATCGGGTCGCGCGTCTGGCGCTGGTCGACTCGGCTGCGCCCGGCACCGTGATCGACCAGTTCGTGCTCGATGTGGCCGAGCACCCGGTCGAGGTGTTAACCGAGACCGTGGTGGGCACGGATCGGTCATTGGCCGGCGAAAACCACCGGCTGGTCGCTACCCGGCTGTGTTGGCCGGATCAGGCCAAAGCTGACGAGCTGCAGCACGCACTGCAGGACTCCGGGGTCCACGACGTTGCCGTGATATCCGAGGCGCAGGCCGCCACGGCGCTGGTCGGGGCGGCACATGCCGGCTCTGCCGTGCTGTTGGTGGGTGATGAGACGGCAACCTTATCGGTGGTTGGTGACCCGGACGCGCCGCCGACGATGGTGGCCGTCGCGCCGGTGGCGGGCGCCGACGCCACATCGACCGTCGATACCCTGATGGCCCGGCTCGGCGACCAGGCCCTCGCCCCGGGGGATGTCTTCCTGGTGGGTAGGTCCGCCGAGCACACCACGGTTCTTGCCGACCAGCTGCGCGCGGCGTCGACGATGCGCGTGCAGACTCCCGACGACCCCACGTTCGCGCTGGCCCGTGGCGCGGCGATGGCGGCCGGCGCCGCTACGATGGCGCACCCGGCCCTGGTCGCGGATGCGACCACTTCGCTCCCCCGGGCCGAGGCGGGGCAATCGGGTTCTGAAGGCGAGCAGCTGGCGTACTCGCAGGCCAGCGATTACGAGCTGCTTCCGGTCGACGAATATGAGGAACACGACGAATACGGGGCAGCCGCGGATCGCTCGGCGCCGTTGAGCCGACGGTCGCTGCTGATCGGCAACGCTGTCGTGGCCTTTGCGGTGATCGGTTTCGCCTCGCTGGCGGTGGCGGTGGCGGTCACCATCCGACCGACCGCGGCCTCAAAACCGGTAGAGGGACACCAAAACGCCCAGCCAGGGAAGTTCATGCCGTTGTTGCCGACGCAACAGCAGGCGCCGGTCCCGCCGCCTCCGCCCGATGATCCCACCGCTGGATTCCAGGGCGGCACCATTCCGGCTGTACAGAACGTGGTGCCGCGGCCGGGTACCTCACCCGGGGTGGGTGGGACGCCGGCTTCGCCTGCGCCGGAAGCGCCGGCCGTGCCCGGTGTTGTGCCTGCCCCGGTGCCAATCCCGGTCCCGATCATCATTCCCCCGTTCCCGGGTTGGCAGCCTGGAATGCCGACCATCCCCACCGCACCGCCGACGACGCCGGTGACCACGTCGGCGACGACGCCGCCGACCACGCCGCCGACCACGCCGGTGACCACGCCGCCAACGACGCCGCCGACCACGCCGGTGACCACGCCGCCAACGACGCCGCCGACCACGCCGGTGACCACGCCACCAACGACCGTCGCCCCGACGACCGTCGCCCCGACGACGGTCGCTCCGACCACCGTCGCCCCGACCACGGTCGCTCCAGCCACCGCCACGCCGACGACCGTCGCTCCGCAGCCGACGCAGCAGCCCACGCAACAACCAACCCAACAGATGCCAACCCAGCAGCAGACCGTGGCCCCGCAGACGGTGGCGCCGGCTCCGCAGCCGCCGTCCGGTGGCCGCAACGGCAGCGGCGGGGGCGACTTATTCGGCGGGTTCTGA
- a CDS encoding dolichyl-phosphate sugar synthase (dolichol-phosphate sugar synthetase (dolichol-phosphate sugar transferase) (sugar phosphoryldolichol synthase)): MLPCLNEEESLPAVLAAIPAGYRALVVDNNSTDDTATVAARHGAQVVVEPRPGYGSAVHAGVLAATTPIVAVIDADGSMDAGDLPKLVAELDKGADLVTGRRRPVAGLHWPWVARVGTVVMSWRLRTRHRLPVHDIAPMRVARREALLDLGVVDRRSGYPLELLVRAAAAGWRVVELDVSYGPRTGGKSKVSGSLRGSIIAILDFWKVIS; encoded by the coding sequence GTGCTGCCCTGTCTCAACGAGGAGGAGTCACTCCCGGCGGTGCTGGCCGCGATCCCGGCCGGCTATCGGGCGCTAGTGGTGGACAACAACAGCACCGATGACACCGCGACGGTGGCCGCCCGCCACGGTGCCCAGGTGGTTGTCGAGCCGCGGCCCGGATACGGCTCGGCGGTGCATGCCGGTGTGCTCGCCGCGACCACCCCCATCGTAGCGGTCATCGACGCCGACGGCTCGATGGATGCCGGCGACTTGCCCAAGCTGGTCGCCGAACTCGACAAGGGCGCCGACCTGGTGACCGGTCGGCGGCGGCCGGTGGCGGGCCTGCACTGGCCATGGGTCGCCCGGGTGGGCACCGTGGTGATGAGCTGGCGGCTGCGCACCCGCCACCGCCTGCCGGTGCACGACATCGCGCCCATGCGGGTCGCCCGGCGAGAGGCCCTGCTGGATCTGGGCGTTGTCGATCGACGCTCGGGTTACCCGCTGGAGCTGCTGGTCCGGGCCGCTGCGGCGGGCTGGCGTGTCGTCGAACTCGACGTCAGTTACGGTCCCCGGACCGGCGGCAAATCCAAGGTCAGCGGTTCGCTGCGGGGCAGCATCATCGCGATCCTGGACTTCTGGAAGGTGATCTCGTGA
- a CDS encoding integral membrane protein, translating into MRIGRREGLAVAIGFVLVGAAFVLPRLNLGIKPRSDIGLERFATRAGAAPIFGYWDAHVGWGTAPAVLTAVAVVAWGPVVAHRLPWRVLTLSTWATAAAWAFSLAMIDGWQRGFAGRLTTRDEYLWQVPGIADIPATLRTFTSRILDFQPNSWVTHVSGHPPGALLTFVWLDRIGLRGGGWAGLVCLLVGSSAAAAVLIAVRVLASEQMARRTAPFVAVAPTAIWIAVSADGYFAGVAAWGIALLAVAVHGATRFPALVAAGAGLLLGWGVFLNYGLVLIVLPGMAVLAAADWRPVLRALGPAVLAALVVAVSFAVAGFSWFDGYTLVQQRYWQGIAKDRPFGYWSWANLACVVCAIGLGSVAGLSRVFDRAAISRRSGCHLLLLAVLAAIALADLSMLSKAETERIWLPFTIWLTAAPALLPPRSHRLWLAVNAAGALLLNSIIFTNW; encoded by the coding sequence GTGAGGATCGGTCGCCGCGAGGGATTGGCCGTCGCGATCGGGTTTGTCCTGGTCGGCGCCGCGTTCGTACTGCCGCGGTTGAACCTGGGAATCAAACCGCGATCCGATATCGGCTTGGAGCGGTTTGCCACGCGCGCCGGCGCCGCGCCGATCTTCGGCTACTGGGACGCCCATGTTGGCTGGGGCACGGCCCCGGCGGTTCTTACCGCAGTGGCCGTTGTGGCGTGGGGGCCGGTAGTGGCGCACCGGCTCCCCTGGCGGGTGCTGACGCTGAGCACCTGGGCCACCGCCGCCGCCTGGGCGTTCTCACTGGCGATGATCGACGGCTGGCAGCGCGGCTTTGCCGGCCGATTGACCACCCGTGACGAGTACCTGTGGCAGGTGCCCGGCATTGCCGACATCCCGGCGACGTTGCGGACGTTCACCAGCCGGATTCTCGACTTCCAGCCCAATTCCTGGGTGACTCACGTCTCCGGGCACCCGCCGGGTGCGCTGCTGACGTTTGTCTGGCTGGATCGGATCGGGCTGCGCGGTGGCGGTTGGGCGGGGCTGGTGTGCCTGCTGGTGGGATCCAGCGCGGCGGCGGCGGTGCTGATCGCCGTGCGGGTGCTGGCCAGTGAGCAGATGGCGCGGCGGACGGCACCATTCGTCGCGGTGGCGCCGACGGCGATCTGGATCGCGGTTTCGGCCGACGGGTATTTCGCCGGTGTGGCGGCGTGGGGTATCGCCCTGTTGGCGGTGGCGGTGCATGGTGCCACTCGCTTCCCGGCGCTGGTGGCGGCCGGAGCGGGGCTACTGCTCGGCTGGGGTGTCTTTCTCAACTACGGGCTCGTGCTGATCGTGCTGCCGGGGATGGCGGTGTTGGCCGCCGCAGATTGGCGGCCCGTCCTGCGGGCACTGGGGCCGGCCGTGCTGGCGGCGCTGGTGGTCGCGGTGAGCTTCGCGGTTGCCGGATTCTCCTGGTTCGACGGTTATACCCTTGTCCAGCAACGCTATTGGCAGGGGATCGCCAAAGATCGGCCGTTCGGCTATTGGTCCTGGGCAAACTTGGCGTGCGTGGTCTGCGCTATCGGGTTAGGCAGCGTCGCAGGTCTCAGCCGGGTATTCGACCGGGCCGCGATCAGTCGTCGATCCGGCTGCCATCTGCTGCTGCTGGCGGTGCTGGCCGCCATCGCCTTGGCCGACCTGAGCATGCTGAGCAAAGCCGAGACCGAACGAATCTGGCTGCCCTTCACCATTTGGCTGACCGCGGCGCCCGCACTGCTGCCGCCCCGCTCGCACCGACTCTGGCTGGCGGTCAACGCCGCCGGGGCCCTACTGCTGAACAGCATCATCTTCACCAACTGGTAA
- the menE gene encoding 2-succinylbenzoic acid--CoA ligase (OSB-CoA synthetase (O-succinylbenzoate-CoA synthase)): protein MLGGSDPALVAVPTQHESLLGALRVGEQIDDDVALVVTTSGTTGPPKGAMLTAAALTASASAAHDRLGGPGSWLLAVPPYHIAGLAVLVRSVIAGSVPVELNVSAGFDVTELPNAIKRLGSGRRYTSLVAAQLAKALTDPAATAALAELDAVLIGGGPAPRPILDAAAAAGITVVRTYGMSETSGGCVYDGVPLDGVRLRVLAGGRIAIGGATLAKGYRNPVSPDPFAEPGWFHTDDLGALESGDSGVLTVLGRADEAISTGGFTVLPQPVEAALGTHPAVRDCAVFGLADDRLGQRVVAAIVVGDGCPPPTLEALRAHVARTLDVTAAPRELHVVNVLPRRGIGKVDRAALVRRFAGEADQ, encoded by the coding sequence GTGCTGGGTGGCAGCGACCCGGCATTGGTCGCGGTGCCCACCCAGCATGAGTCCTTGCTGGGCGCTTTGCGAGTGGGCGAGCAGATTGACGACGACGTCGCCCTGGTAGTGACGACGTCAGGAACCACGGGACCGCCCAAGGGCGCCATGTTGACCGCGGCGGCCTTGACCGCCAGCGCCTCGGCCGCCCACGACCGGCTCGGCGGACCGGGCAGCTGGCTGTTGGCTGTGCCGCCGTATCACATCGCCGGGCTGGCGGTGCTGGTGCGCAGCGTGATCGCCGGATCAGTTCCTGTCGAACTGAACGTCTCCGCGGGATTCGATGTCACCGAATTACCCAACGCGATAAAGAGATTGGGTTCTGGCCGGCGATACACGTCGCTGGTCGCCGCACAGTTGGCCAAGGCACTTACCGACCCGGCGGCCACGGCCGCGCTGGCCGAATTGGACGCGGTGCTGATCGGCGGCGGGCCGGCCCCCCGGCCCATCCTGGACGCCGCGGCCGCCGCCGGCATCACGGTGGTGCGCACCTACGGCATGAGCGAGACCTCGGGCGGCTGTGTCTACGACGGCGTTCCGCTCGACGGGGTCCGGCTGAGGGTGCTGGCCGGCGGCCGCATAGCTATCGGCGGTGCGACCCTGGCCAAGGGCTATCGCAACCCGGTCTCGCCCGATCCGTTCGCCGAGCCAGGCTGGTTTCACACCGACGACCTTGGCGCCCTTGAATCGGGTGATTCGGGTGTGCTGACCGTGCTGGGCCGAGCCGACGAAGCGATCAGCACGGGCGGATTCACCGTGCTGCCGCAGCCAGTGGAGGCCGCACTGGGCACCCACCCTGCGGTGCGTGACTGCGCGGTTTTTGGACTTGCCGACGACCGACTCGGTCAGCGAGTGGTCGCCGCGATTGTGGTCGGCGACGGATGCCCACCACCAACGCTAGAAGCGCTGCGGGCGCATGTCGCGCGCACCCTGGACGTCACCGCCGCGCCCCGAGAGCTACATGTCGTGAACGTGCTACCGCGACGCGGCATCGGCAAGGTGGACCGGGCAGCGTTGGTGCGCCGGTTCGCCGGTGAAGCCGATCAATAG
- a CDS encoding hypothetical protein (A core mycobacterial gene; conserved in mycobacterial strains (See Marmiesse et al., 2004 PMID:14766927).): MNRFLTSIVAWLRAGYPEGIPPTDSFAVLALLCRRLSHDEVKAVANELMRLGDFDQIDIGVVITHFTDELPSPEDVERVRARLAAQGWPLDDVRDREEHA, translated from the coding sequence GTGAACCGGTTTCTCACCTCGATCGTCGCGTGGTTGCGCGCGGGATATCCCGAGGGCATTCCGCCGACCGACTCCTTTGCGGTGCTCGCCCTGCTTTGCCGCCGGCTGAGCCACGATGAGGTCAAGGCGGTGGCTAACGAACTGATGCGACTCGGTGACTTCGACCAGATCGACATCGGCGTGGTGATCACCCATTTCACCGACGAGTTGCCGTCACCGGAGGATGTTGAGCGCGTCCGGGCGCGGTTGGCCGCCCAGGGATGGCCACTCGATGACGTCCGCGACCGCGAGGAGCACGCATAG
- a CDS encoding transmembrane protein (A core mycobacterial gene; conserved in mycobacterial strains (See Marmiesse et al., 2004 PMID:14766927).) encodes MSAWFNYTATLKILIFSLLAGALLPGLFAVGVRLQAAGDGADATARRRPLLVAVSWAIFALVLAVVIIGVLYIARDFIAHHTGWAFLGATPK; translated from the coding sequence GTGAGTGCCTGGTTCAACTACACGGCCACCCTGAAGATCCTGATCTTCAGTCTGCTAGCCGGCGCGCTGCTACCGGGCCTGTTCGCGGTGGGCGTGCGGCTGCAGGCCGCCGGCGACGGTGCCGACGCCACCGCGCGCCGGCGCCCGCTGCTGGTTGCCGTCAGTTGGGCGATCTTCGCGCTGGTGCTTGCGGTAGTCATCATTGGAGTGCTGTATATCGCCCGTGACTTCATCGCGCATCACACCGGCTGGGCCTTCCTGGGCGCCACACCCAAGTAG